From Jeotgalibaca dankookensis, one genomic window encodes:
- the cysK gene encoding cysteine synthase A encodes MTNIYDSADQLIGKTPLLELTRLKENLNLKGTILAKLEYFNPGGSVKDRIAKGMIDDAEAKGFLKPGGLVIEPTSGNTGIGLASVAAARGYRAILVMPETMSFERRKIMKSYGAELVLTPGDQGITGSINKAKELVKEHDNAFMPDQFSNPANPKVHYDTTGPEIWEDTDGTVAIFVAGIGTGGTISGTGKYLKEKNPDIQIIGVEPATSPILSKGEKGPHKIQGIGTGFVPQTLNTDIYDEVLTVTDQEAYDMARQVGQEEGILIGISSGAALSAAIEVAKRPENDGKRIVVLLPDNGERYLSIKSFME; translated from the coding sequence ATGACAAACATATATGATTCAGCTGATCAGTTAATTGGGAAAACACCTTTACTGGAATTAACAAGACTAAAAGAAAACTTAAACTTAAAAGGAACGATTTTAGCAAAATTGGAATATTTTAATCCTGGTGGTTCAGTTAAAGACAGAATCGCTAAAGGAATGATTGATGATGCAGAAGCAAAAGGGTTTTTAAAACCGGGTGGTCTAGTTATTGAGCCGACTTCTGGAAATACCGGAATTGGCCTTGCATCCGTTGCTGCTGCACGCGGTTACCGAGCAATTTTAGTTATGCCGGAAACCATGTCTTTTGAAAGACGTAAAATTATGAAGAGTTATGGGGCTGAACTTGTGTTGACGCCTGGTGACCAAGGTATTACTGGTTCGATTAATAAAGCTAAAGAACTTGTTAAGGAACATGATAACGCCTTTATGCCTGACCAATTTTCAAATCCAGCTAATCCAAAGGTTCACTATGATACAACTGGACCAGAAATTTGGGAAGATACCGATGGAACCGTTGCTATCTTTGTAGCTGGAATTGGGACAGGTGGAACTATTTCGGGAACAGGTAAATATCTGAAAGAAAAAAATCCAGATATCCAAATTATTGGAGTGGAACCAGCAACTTCACCTATTTTATCTAAAGGTGAAAAGGGACCCCATAAAATCCAAGGAATTGGTACGGGGTTTGTTCCTCAAACATTAAATACTGATATTTACGATGAAGTATTAACAGTTACCGATCAAGAAGCTTATGATATGGCGCGTCAAGTTGGACAAGAGGAAGGGATTTTAATTGGAATTTCTTCTGGAGCTGCTCTGTCTGCGGCTATTGAAGTTGCTAAACGTCCTGAAAATGATGGAAAACGCATTGTCGTTTTATTACCAGATAATGGTGAACGCTATCTCTCCATTAAAAGCTTTATGGAGTAG
- the ppdK gene encoding pyruvate, phosphate dikinase produces the protein MIVTEKDTKFVYAFEEGQKEMVDLLGGKGSNLAEMTRLGLPVPSGFTISTQACLNYLKNNKLDSELILQIEKKAEELEIKTNKKFNDLVSPLLVSVRSGAKFSMPGMMDTVLNLGMNDVTVETIAKITGNSAFAYDSYRRFIQMFSDVVKEVDRQLFEQELTYYKEKQGYQYDTQMKERDWKIITQLYKEIYANEVNEQFPQEPEKQLLESIEAVFKSWNNPRAKTYRRMHAISDDLGTAVTVQEMVFGNTGMKSGTGVAFTRNPSNGKQGLFGEFLINAQGEDVVAGIRTPQDISQLAKIMPEAYQKFTDLAALLEAHYHDMQDIEFTIEEGQLFILQTRNGKRTPRAAIEIAIDLVEEGVISKEEALKRLTPQMLEQLLHPTFVAKELAQHEVFAQGLPASPGSASGKVYFTAEAAKKANQAGEKTVLLRKETSPEDIEGMAISEAIVTAHGGMTSHAAVVARGMGTCCVVGCEKLQIEEGSKKATVAGHTIEEGTVISVDGSTGCIYMGEIAKEKPTDESTALGKIVSWSKEIGTIKVMANAETEKEIAEAFQLGAEGMGLVRTEHMFFGEKRIVEMRKMILSPDPTAKKAALMNLKTFQKEDFKVIYRLAKEKSATIRLLDPPLHEFIPVGKEVAKMATILGISEAEVNQRIANLAENNPMLGHRGCRLAITNPEIYEMQVAAIMEAAIEVTEELGNESVIQPEIMIPLVSIEKEIVFIKEKLEKIISNTFIEKGKEIPYLIGTMLETPRACLIADKISKHVDFISFGTNDLTQLTFGFSRDDIGKFVNDYERQQIIESDPFQHLDKDGVGKLLKIAINSVKENESSDVSIGICGEVGGDPQSIEFLLNEGIQYVSCSPYRIPAALLTIAKLNIS, from the coding sequence GTGATTGTTACAGAAAAGGATACTAAATTCGTTTATGCTTTCGAAGAAGGACAGAAAGAAATGGTTGACTTATTGGGTGGAAAGGGTTCAAATCTGGCAGAAATGACACGATTAGGTTTGCCGGTTCCCAGTGGCTTTACAATTTCTACCCAAGCTTGTTTAAATTATCTTAAGAATAACAAGCTGGACTCAGAGCTTATTCTTCAAATTGAAAAAAAAGCAGAAGAGTTAGAAATAAAAACCAATAAAAAATTTAATGATTTAGTGTCTCCTTTATTAGTGTCTGTCCGAAGCGGAGCTAAGTTCTCTATGCCGGGAATGATGGATACTGTTTTAAATTTAGGAATGAATGATGTGACGGTTGAAACAATAGCAAAAATCACAGGAAATAGTGCCTTTGCTTATGATAGTTATCGCCGCTTTATCCAAATGTTTAGTGACGTTGTTAAAGAAGTGGACCGCCAACTTTTCGAACAAGAATTAACTTATTATAAAGAAAAACAAGGTTATCAATACGATACGCAAATGAAAGAACGAGATTGGAAAATTATTACACAACTATACAAAGAGATATATGCAAATGAAGTGAATGAACAGTTTCCTCAAGAGCCAGAAAAACAACTTTTAGAATCAATTGAAGCAGTCTTTAAATCTTGGAACAATCCGCGTGCAAAAACTTACAGACGGATGCATGCTATTTCAGATGATTTAGGAACCGCTGTAACCGTGCAAGAAATGGTATTTGGTAATACAGGTATGAAGAGTGGAACAGGAGTAGCGTTTACAAGAAATCCTTCTAATGGAAAACAAGGCCTTTTCGGGGAATTTTTAATAAATGCGCAAGGTGAAGATGTTGTTGCAGGAATTCGGACGCCTCAAGACATTTCACAACTTGCTAAAATTATGCCAGAAGCCTACCAAAAATTTACCGATTTAGCAGCTTTATTAGAAGCTCACTATCATGATATGCAAGATATCGAATTTACGATTGAAGAGGGTCAGCTCTTTATTTTACAAACTCGTAATGGAAAACGAACTCCTCGAGCAGCCATTGAAATTGCGATTGATTTAGTTGAAGAAGGTGTTATCTCTAAAGAAGAGGCACTTAAACGTTTGACTCCACAGATGCTGGAGCAACTTCTACACCCTACCTTTGTTGCAAAGGAGCTAGCTCAGCATGAAGTTTTTGCGCAAGGATTACCTGCTAGTCCTGGATCGGCAAGTGGGAAGGTTTATTTCACAGCCGAAGCTGCTAAGAAAGCCAATCAGGCAGGCGAAAAAACCGTTCTATTAAGAAAAGAAACATCGCCTGAAGATATCGAAGGGATGGCTATTAGTGAAGCAATCGTTACTGCTCACGGGGGGATGACCTCTCATGCAGCCGTTGTAGCTCGGGGAATGGGAACTTGTTGCGTAGTGGGGTGTGAAAAACTACAAATTGAAGAAGGAAGTAAAAAAGCCACTGTAGCCGGACATACAATTGAAGAAGGAACGGTTATTTCAGTAGATGGTTCTACGGGCTGTATTTACATGGGAGAGATTGCAAAAGAAAAACCAACAGATGAATCAACCGCTCTTGGGAAAATTGTTTCTTGGTCTAAAGAAATAGGAACAATAAAAGTAATGGCAAATGCTGAAACTGAAAAAGAAATTGCCGAAGCTTTCCAACTTGGGGCAGAAGGAATGGGACTGGTTCGAACCGAGCATATGTTTTTTGGAGAAAAGCGTATTGTGGAAATGCGCAAAATGATTTTATCACCAGACCCTACTGCCAAAAAAGCCGCATTAATGAATTTAAAAACCTTCCAAAAGGAAGATTTTAAAGTGATTTACCGACTTGCTAAGGAAAAATCTGCTACGATTCGCTTGTTAGATCCACCGCTGCATGAATTTATTCCCGTTGGAAAAGAGGTTGCGAAGATGGCGACGATATTAGGAATATCTGAAGCCGAAGTGAATCAAAGAATTGCTAATTTAGCGGAAAATAATCCGATGTTAGGCCACCGAGGATGCCGTTTAGCCATTACAAACCCAGAAATTTATGAAATGCAAGTGGCGGCAATTATGGAAGCGGCTATTGAAGTAACAGAAGAATTGGGAAACGAGTCTGTTATTCAACCGGAAATTATGATTCCACTTGTTTCAATTGAAAAAGAGATTGTTTTTATCAAAGAAAAATTAGAGAAAATAATTTCAAATACTTTCATAGAAAAAGGGAAGGAAATTCCATATCTAATTGGAACGATGTTGGAGACTCCAAGAGCTTGTTTAATAGCTGACAAAATCAGCAAACATGTTGATTTTATAAGTTTTGGTACCAATGACCTTACGCAATTAACTTTTGGATTTTCTCGTGATGATATTGGTAAATTTGTCAATGATTATGAAAGACAGCAAATCATTGAAAGTGATCCTTTCCAGCATTTAGATAAAGATGGTGTTGGAAAATTATTGAAGATTGCGATAAATTCTGTCAAAGAGAATGAATCCTCTGATGTTTCAATTGGTATTTGTGGGGAAGTTGGAGGCGACCCACAATCAATTGAGTTTTTACTTAATGAAGGCATCCAATATGTATCATGTTCACCTTATCGTATCCCCGCAGCTCTTTTAACCATTGCTAAACTGAACATAAGTTAA
- a CDS encoding helix-turn-helix transcriptional regulator, protein MNLTERQKQIIEIVKENEPISGDRIAKYFGLNRATLRSDLAVLTMIGILDARTKVGYFYTGQDVNPLVFDQLFAIKVKELMVPPILVEQTLSVYDAITNLYLYDVNSLYVKNEENLLIGVISQKDLLRFSIGNANAEQTPVAMIMTRMPNIITVTPETTLLEAGNLLMQHQIDSLPVIDLKNKQSVVGKLTKTHVMNHFIYAGNDSNHI, encoded by the coding sequence ATGAACTTAACAGAAAGACAAAAACAGATAATTGAAATTGTTAAAGAAAATGAACCTATTAGCGGTGATCGAATCGCTAAATATTTCGGGCTAAACCGCGCTACTTTACGTAGTGATTTAGCAGTTTTAACGATGATTGGGATACTAGATGCACGAACCAAAGTTGGTTATTTTTACACGGGTCAAGATGTTAATCCTTTAGTTTTCGACCAATTATTTGCAATAAAAGTTAAAGAATTGATGGTTCCACCTATTTTAGTAGAGCAAACTCTATCGGTATACGATGCCATTACTAATCTATACCTGTATGATGTGAATTCTTTATATGTTAAAAATGAGGAGAACCTATTAATCGGTGTCATTTCTCAAAAGGATTTACTACGTTTTTCAATTGGAAATGCTAATGCAGAACAGACACCGGTTGCTATGATTATGACACGGATGCCAAATATTATAACGGTTACTCCTGAAACGACTCTGCTAGAAGCAGGAAATTTGTTAATGCAGCACCAAATTGATTCTTTGCCTGTCATTGATTTAAAAAATAAACAAAGTGTTGTTGGTAAACTAACAAAAACACATGTTATGAACCACTTCATCTATGCTGGTAATGACAGTAATCACATTTAA
- a CDS encoding pyruvate, water dikinase regulatory protein: MNNKAKKPIKPIYIISDSVGGTGLKITSAVLAQFPNLQSSEIKRFPFVTESGQIEDILADAKVEQALIVSTLVNKELIAFINNFTKKIGLRHVDLMTPLTSCIEEQYQEKSLQEPGALHKLDSSYFNRVSAMEFAVRYDDGKDPKGFQKADIVILGVSRTSKTPLSMYLANLGYKVANLPIIPEARVPEELFKISPKRIIGLTTEASTLANIRQSRLASLGLKSSSLYSDRQRIQEELAYASDLFEQLGVLTINVENRSIEETAVLVEEYYRENFQLAFNHLI; this comes from the coding sequence ATGAATAACAAAGCCAAAAAACCAATTAAGCCTATTTATATTATTTCAGACTCTGTTGGCGGGACGGGGTTAAAAATTACTTCCGCTGTTTTAGCACAATTTCCGAATCTCCAATCTTCTGAAATCAAACGGTTCCCTTTTGTTACTGAATCCGGCCAGATTGAAGATATTTTAGCAGATGCTAAAGTTGAACAAGCGCTAATTGTTTCAACTCTTGTAAACAAGGAATTGATTGCATTCATTAATAATTTCACTAAAAAAATAGGATTAAGACACGTTGATCTCATGACTCCACTTACTTCTTGTATTGAAGAACAATACCAAGAGAAATCTCTACAAGAACCAGGTGCCTTACATAAATTAGATTCTAGTTATTTTAACCGCGTTTCTGCTATGGAATTTGCAGTTCGATATGACGATGGAAAAGATCCGAAGGGCTTCCAAAAGGCTGATATCGTCATTTTAGGTGTCTCACGAACTTCTAAAACACCATTGAGTATGTATCTAGCTAACTTAGGTTATAAAGTTGCTAATTTGCCCATTATTCCGGAGGCGCGTGTTCCGGAAGAGTTATTTAAAATATCACCTAAAAGAATTATTGGTTTAACGACCGAAGCATCTACTTTAGCTAATATTCGTCAATCTCGTTTGGCGTCTTTAGGTTTAAAAAGTAGCTCGTTATATTCGGATCGACAACGTATTCAGGAAGAACTCGCCTATGCTTCAGATTTATTTGAACAACTGGGCGTTTTAACAATAAATGTCGAAAATCGTTCGATTGAAGAAACAGCCGTTTTGGTAGAAGAGTATTATCGGGAAAACTTTCAATTAGCCTTCAATCATTTAATTTAA
- a CDS encoding glycerol dehydrogenase — protein sequence MVKVFASPARYVQGRDVLTNAASYIEKLGMNPLLLCDDVVWSIAGEKLFNHLNEQGLTVKHIPFNGEASTAEIDRVTAIGKKAGCDVVLGLGGGKTIDAAKAISDQLAAATVIIPTIASTDAPTSALSVIYTEDGSFEKYLFYKKNPDLVLVDTKVISQAPTRLLASGIADAMATWVESSAVIQKNGSTMAGGTQTLAAIAIAEKCESVLFEYGIQAIEANRAKVVTRALDAVIEANTLLSGIGFESCGLAAAHAIHNGFTALDGPIHDMTHGEKVAYGTLTQLFLENQPKERLDKFIRFYQALELPTTLEALQLGDASYEELLKVGKQATIEGETIHEMPFEVTAEEVADALLAVDAYVRALQ from the coding sequence ATGGTAAAAGTTTTTGCAAGTCCAGCACGTTATGTGCAAGGAAGAGATGTTTTGACGAATGCAGCTAGTTATATTGAAAAATTGGGCATGAACCCCTTATTATTATGTGACGATGTAGTTTGGAGTATTGCCGGCGAAAAATTATTTAACCATTTAAATGAACAAGGTTTGACCGTAAAGCATATTCCTTTTAATGGAGAAGCTTCTACCGCTGAGATTGACCGAGTAACGGCGATTGGTAAAAAAGCAGGGTGTGACGTGGTTTTAGGCTTAGGTGGTGGTAAAACAATTGATGCGGCAAAAGCGATCAGTGATCAGTTAGCAGCTGCAACAGTAATTATCCCAACAATTGCATCCACTGACGCTCCTACATCAGCGTTGTCTGTTATCTATACGGAAGATGGTTCTTTTGAAAAATATTTATTTTATAAAAAGAATCCAGATTTGGTGTTAGTCGATACAAAAGTAATCAGCCAAGCACCAACGCGATTACTCGCTTCTGGTATTGCTGATGCAATGGCAACCTGGGTAGAAAGTAGTGCTGTTATTCAAAAAAATGGTTCAACAATGGCTGGTGGGACACAAACCCTTGCTGCTATAGCAATTGCTGAAAAATGTGAATCGGTATTATTTGAATATGGGATTCAGGCAATTGAAGCCAATCGTGCGAAGGTAGTAACTCGTGCACTGGATGCAGTTATTGAAGCAAACACATTATTGAGTGGGATAGGATTTGAAAGTTGTGGACTGGCGGCAGCTCATGCCATCCATAATGGATTTACAGCTTTGGATGGTCCGATTCATGATATGACTCATGGTGAAAAGGTCGCTTATGGAACTCTTACGCAATTATTTTTAGAAAATCAACCAAAAGAAAGACTAGATAAGTTTATTCGTTTTTATCAAGCTTTAGAGCTTCCAACGACGCTAGAAGCTTTACAACTAGGTGATGCTTCTTATGAAGAACTGCTAAAAGTTGGTAAGCAGGCTACGATTGAAGGAGAGACCATTCACGAGATGCCCTTTGAAGTAACAGCAGAAGAAGTAGCAGATGCATTATTAGCAGTCGATGCGTATGTGCGTGCTTTACAATAA
- a CDS encoding alpha/beta hydrolase produces MKTKGKKILIGFLILIIVISSAFFLYINDYYKATEEALLGLQSTATIEVSGEDPTLFYPQNEELPNAGVIFYPGGKVESDAYSLFLNRISQKGYAVFLVDMPFNLAVFDIDAAEDIIETNSHINEWYLVGHSLGGSMAAIFAEKTDKELAGLVLLAAYSTVDLSQANFPVLSLYGSEDKVIARDKLLEYRDMLPDNHVEIVIQGGNHAQFGNYGPQKGDGKPTITSQKQQKITIEQIYSFIDTNGSD; encoded by the coding sequence ATGAAAACTAAAGGGAAGAAGATTCTTATAGGTTTTTTAATTCTAATTATTGTTATTTCTAGTGCGTTTTTTCTATATATAAATGATTATTATAAAGCAACTGAAGAAGCGCTCCTCGGATTGCAATCGACAGCAACCATAGAAGTCTCGGGAGAAGACCCAACTCTTTTTTACCCACAAAATGAGGAGTTACCGAATGCAGGTGTTATTTTTTATCCTGGTGGTAAAGTAGAATCAGATGCCTATAGTTTATTTCTAAATAGAATATCGCAAAAGGGCTATGCTGTATTTTTAGTTGATATGCCTTTCAATTTAGCTGTTTTCGATATTGATGCAGCAGAAGATATTATTGAAACGAACTCCCATATTAATGAATGGTATCTAGTTGGTCACTCACTTGGTGGATCAATGGCGGCTATTTTTGCAGAAAAAACAGACAAAGAGCTAGCAGGTTTAGTTTTGTTAGCAGCTTACTCTACGGTCGATTTGTCCCAAGCAAACTTTCCTGTTTTATCTCTCTATGGAAGTGAGGATAAGGTGATTGCACGTGATAAATTGTTAGAATACCGTGATATGTTACCGGATAATCACGTCGAAATTGTTATTCAAGGCGGAAACCATGCGCAGTTCGGAAATTACGGGCCACAAAAAGGGGATGGCAAACCGACTATTACAAGTCAGAAACAGCAAAAGATAACTATTGAACAAATTTATTCATTTATAGATACAAATGGAAGCGATTAA
- a CDS encoding zinc ribbon domain-containing protein YjdM — protein MEEVHACPKCQSNYTYQDGALWVCPECGHEWVPGSASENSEEGTLDVNGVPLFDGDSVIIIKDLKVKGSKKAIKQGTKVKSIRLIEDTGDGHDIDCKIDGFGAMKLKSEFVKKG, from the coding sequence ATGGAAGAAGTACATGCTTGTCCGAAATGTCAGTCAAACTATACTTATCAAGATGGGGCGTTATGGGTTTGTCCCGAATGTGGCCACGAGTGGGTGCCGGGATCAGCGAGTGAAAATTCTGAAGAAGGGACCCTAGATGTAAACGGTGTACCCCTATTCGATGGAGACTCTGTGATTATTATCAAGGATTTAAAAGTAAAAGGTAGTAAGAAAGCAATCAAGCAAGGAACGAAAGTAAAAAGCATTCGTCTCATTGAAGACACCGGAGATGGACACGATATTGATTGTAAAATTGATGGTTTTGGAGCAATGAAATTAAAATCTGAATTTGTAAAAAAAGGCTAA
- a CDS encoding heavy metal translocating P-type ATPase, with the protein MLEYLLKKRPGQFLAIGIVFIILGFVTTGTSSRLFFYISIFFLGFFAAKEALVETIQSKSPNVDLLMILAALGAVLINYESEGATLLLIFAGAEFLEEYANDKSSSAIKELMAQVPAVAQVLKPNGDVVEVATKDLAIGDIVVVSKGVQIPIDGSTDRKTQVNEAALTGESLPVDKRSGEEVFAGTFNEGNAFHLTVMKTSDQTVFSNIIRMVEEAQTRPSTISKFIDRFEKPYVISVLIAVPLFIAALFYFNDFTFQEAFYRGMVLLTVASPCALVAAATPATLSAISNGAKNGVLVKGGAAMEALATMDELYSDKTGTITFGDFHVVEYEASEEIIKEVVFMEQQSTHPIASAIVSHFDSLSLQAVDASIPVEEIAGSGLKKGDIRVGKPSAFANFNDPQAYRDKPSLDHTTVFVSKGNDVVGYFSLSDQIRHEAVEAIEGFQEEGIRVVMLTGDNEAVAKLVAQEVKVDEYKSSCSPEDKITFIQESQAKDKVVGMIGDGINDAPALANANIGIAMGSGSSVAMESSDVVIVKNDLSKLLYSYRLSKRLNRIIKQNIVFALGVIVVLIVLNLLGLLDLPLGVVFHEGSTILVILNGLRLLRSREQK; encoded by the coding sequence ATGTTGGAGTATTTATTGAAAAAAAGACCAGGACAGTTTTTAGCTATTGGAATTGTTTTTATTATTTTAGGTTTTGTGACAACGGGTACCTCTAGTCGCTTATTCTTTTATATTTCGATTTTCTTTTTAGGCTTTTTCGCAGCTAAAGAAGCTTTAGTTGAAACGATTCAATCAAAATCGCCTAACGTAGACTTATTGATGATATTAGCAGCTTTAGGAGCTGTTCTTATTAATTATGAATCTGAAGGTGCTACTTTACTCCTCATTTTTGCAGGTGCTGAGTTCCTAGAAGAATATGCCAACGATAAATCTTCCAGTGCCATTAAAGAACTAATGGCTCAAGTTCCTGCCGTTGCCCAAGTGCTAAAACCAAATGGTGACGTTGTTGAAGTTGCCACAAAAGATTTAGCTATTGGTGATATCGTTGTTGTTTCTAAAGGTGTCCAAATTCCTATTGATGGGAGTACCGATCGAAAGACCCAAGTAAACGAAGCAGCATTAACAGGAGAATCTTTACCGGTAGATAAAAGAAGCGGAGAAGAAGTTTTTGCTGGTACGTTTAATGAAGGAAATGCTTTTCATTTAACAGTTATGAAAACAAGTGATCAAACGGTGTTCTCAAATATCATCCGAATGGTTGAAGAGGCGCAAACACGTCCTTCTACAATTTCAAAATTTATTGATCGTTTTGAAAAACCTTATGTCATTAGTGTGTTAATTGCCGTCCCTCTTTTCATCGCCGCCCTCTTTTATTTTAATGACTTTACTTTCCAAGAAGCTTTTTACCGCGGCATGGTCTTGTTAACCGTGGCAAGTCCATGTGCCCTAGTAGCCGCTGCAACACCAGCGACCTTGAGTGCGATTAGTAATGGCGCTAAAAATGGTGTCTTGGTTAAAGGTGGTGCTGCTATGGAAGCTTTAGCGACGATGGACGAATTGTATAGCGATAAAACGGGGACGATTACTTTTGGAGATTTTCATGTAGTAGAGTATGAAGCTTCTGAAGAAATTATTAAAGAAGTTGTCTTTATGGAGCAACAATCAACACACCCGATTGCAAGTGCCATTGTTTCTCATTTTGATTCGTTAAGCTTGCAAGCCGTGGATGCTTCAATTCCTGTGGAAGAGATTGCTGGATCAGGTTTGAAAAAGGGAGACATTCGTGTAGGAAAACCCAGTGCCTTTGCTAATTTCAACGATCCACAAGCATATCGTGATAAACCCTCCCTCGATCATACAACTGTTTTTGTTTCTAAAGGAAATGATGTTGTCGGCTACTTTTCTTTGAGTGACCAAATTCGACATGAAGCGGTTGAAGCGATAGAAGGATTCCAAGAAGAAGGTATTCGGGTGGTTATGTTAACAGGGGACAATGAAGCTGTTGCAAAATTAGTGGCTCAGGAAGTGAAAGTAGATGAGTATAAATCTTCTTGTTCACCAGAAGATAAAATCACTTTTATTCAAGAAAGCCAAGCAAAAGATAAAGTGGTCGGAATGATTGGTGATGGAATTAACGATGCCCCAGCTTTAGCTAATGCTAATATTGGTATCGCGATGGGAAGTGGTTCTTCCGTTGCTATGGAGTCATCGGATGTTGTAATTGTCAAAAACGATTTAAGTAAACTTTTATATAGTTACCGTTTAAGTAAACGTCTTAATCGAATTATTAAACAAAATATCGTCTTTGCCCTAGGAGTCATTGTCGTTTTGATTGTGTTGAATTTACTAGGTTTATTAGATTTACCCTTGGGAGTTGTATTTCATGAAGGGTCGACTATACTAGTTATATTAAACGGTTTACGTTTGTTACGATCCCGAGAACAAAAATAA
- a CDS encoding SulP family inorganic anion transporter: protein MSKKKSQLVDGMTLAEEFKNVNIKNELLAGLTVALALIPESVAFAFVAGVSPILSLQTSVVIGVVAAIFTGRPGMISSSTAAISVVMAALVASHGLEYLFGAVILMGLIQLLIGVLKLGKYARMIPYPVMLGFLNGLSIVIFTSQFELFKLNTTSGREWIQGLDMAIVLALVLLTMGIIQFFPKLTKAIPPSLAGIIILTLIAVSLDNFTGYHLQTVQDFAGMTLKGGLPKFYIPQLPLNLETLQVIFPYAFIAGLVGLTEAVLTLRVIDEMTDTKGNTDKEIVAQGLANLVNGFFGGMGGDAMIGQSIINVKSGGRTRLSAFVAPVVLLLFIMFGSSIINLIPLAALVGVMFMVVVGTFKWESLKYRGKIPKQDIVAMLAVTGITIFSDLATAVIAGVILSALAFAWKKGSEADAQVIDNEDGSRTYKLSGSIFFGSVLNFKDLFTPNQDPEVVIFDFENAKVMDYSGVEAINAMVEKYDLLGKKLLSFKLVVTVETSLKKQTN from the coding sequence ATGAGTAAGAAAAAGTCACAGTTAGTGGACGGCATGACATTAGCAGAAGAGTTTAAAAATGTAAATATAAAAAACGAGTTATTAGCAGGTCTGACGGTTGCGTTGGCACTCATCCCAGAATCAGTAGCTTTTGCTTTTGTGGCGGGTGTCAGCCCAATCTTAAGTTTACAAACATCGGTGGTTATCGGAGTCGTCGCAGCGATTTTTACTGGTAGACCTGGTATGATCAGCTCATCTACTGCAGCCATATCAGTTGTTATGGCTGCTTTAGTTGCTTCACATGGGTTAGAGTATTTATTTGGCGCAGTTATATTAATGGGACTCATCCAACTATTAATTGGGGTATTGAAACTCGGAAAATATGCTCGGATGATTCCTTATCCCGTTATGCTTGGTTTCTTAAATGGTCTTTCAATTGTTATTTTTACGTCACAATTTGAATTGTTTAAGTTAAATACAACAAGTGGCAGAGAATGGATTCAAGGCCTGGATATGGCAATTGTGCTGGCGCTTGTTCTTTTGACAATGGGAATTATTCAATTTTTCCCAAAATTAACAAAAGCAATCCCTCCAAGTTTAGCAGGAATTATCATTTTAACGCTAATAGCGGTCTCTTTGGATAACTTTACTGGTTATCATTTACAAACGGTTCAAGATTTCGCAGGTATGACACTAAAAGGTGGTCTTCCTAAATTTTATATCCCACAACTTCCGCTTAATCTCGAGACCTTACAAGTGATTTTTCCTTATGCATTTATAGCAGGTCTCGTCGGTTTAACAGAAGCGGTTTTAACCTTACGTGTAATTGATGAAATGACAGATACGAAAGGAAATACAGATAAGGAAATTGTTGCGCAAGGATTAGCTAACTTAGTCAATGGTTTCTTCGGCGGAATGGGTGGCGATGCTATGATTGGGCAATCTATTATTAATGTCAAATCAGGTGGTAGAACCAGATTATCTGCCTTTGTTGCTCCAGTTGTTTTATTGCTATTTATTATGTTTGGATCAAGTATAATTAATCTTATCCCACTTGCTGCATTAGTGGGTGTTATGTTTATGGTTGTTGTAGGTACATTTAAGTGGGAAAGTCTTAAATATAGAGGGAAAATTCCCAAACAAGATATCGTTGCTATGCTAGCTGTTACGGGAATTACTATTTTTTCTGATTTAGCAACAGCGGTTATTGCAGGCGTTATTCTTTCTGCCTTAGCTTTTGCTTGGAAAAAAGGAAGCGAAGCAGATGCACAAGTTATTGATAATGAAGATGGCTCACGAACTTATAAACTGAGTGGCTCCATTTTCTTTGGATCTGTTTTAAACTTTAAAGATTTATTTACCCCCAATCAAGATCCAGAAGTTGTCATTTTCGACTTTGAAAATGCAAAAGTGATGGATTACTCGGGTGTAGAAGCCATTAATGCGATGGTCGAAAAGTATGATTTATTAGGAAAAAAATTACTCTCGTTCAAGTTGGTAGTTACAGTAGAAACCTCTTTAAAAAAGCAAACGAATTAA